The Culex quinquefasciatus strain JHB chromosome 2, VPISU_Cqui_1.0_pri_paternal, whole genome shotgun sequence genome contains the following window.
CCACATCCGCAGGTGGATGTGGTCGTGCCGATGCCGCGGCAGTTTATACCGTACCACTTGAGCAATGGAGGGGCACCGTCAGCGAATGGGATGCAGCATGGAGCTTCGACGGCGGGGATTTACGGGGGTAACGATGATCAGGTGTACAATTTGGGGGCGTCGAGTTTGGTGTGAATTGTGAACAAATGTGTAGATATACGAGAGTATTTTAATTGTGAATTTTAAAGTGTTccctttttaaattattttactccTTAAATCCTCAGTATTTTAATCGAGAAACGGTTTTTAAACTAGACTATACTTTGTTTTATATTGTTTTAACTTGATAGTACCAACCGTCGTGCATTTATGGTACTGGAATGCGTATTGTGTGTACATaaatatgttgaaaataaaatccatatATATATACCTTTTGTGTGAAAGAAAATTCCAATTTAcctaatttgtaaatttgcttTTTGGACATGCAAGATCTTTTTACAAACCTAGTGAGCAGCTTTGAGAATTCACTCAAGCTAATTCATTTTCAAACAATCATATTTGCGGTTAAACTTACGAGGTAGGCCTGGCCAATGAAATAAGCTTCTAGTGCAGTGGAAAATGAACAATCCAGCCTGTACTTTTCTAAAAGCATATCAGATTCTACGTAATTGCTGTTAACCGTGTGATTGAACTGTCACGAAAAGGCCTTTTCCGGCAGCAGCGTGGTACAGCGGTCAATCGaatttttgaacagttttttaGTTCTTTGCAATGTAAACAAGAGATCTACCAAAATTGCACTAAGTTCGGTTACTTAATCAATCCTTAAAACTAGTTCTACAATGAAGTGCACCGCGTTCCGGTTCCTGTCCCGCCGCTATCTAAACCCAAACACCCTCGCCGTGCGCTGGAAACACGATAAAGTCAGCCCCAGTAAACCGGACCTCCATAGCGGACCAGGCCTGCAGGACTTCATTAGTGCCTCCGCATCGTCAAACGGTATAAATGTCCACCAGGTTCAACACCCTCGGGACATCCCGCCGTACCTGTCCCGGGAGAGTCTGCTGGGCCAGAGGAGGAAGGTGTTCTTCGAGGTGTACGGTTGCCAGATGAACACCAACGATACGGAGATTGTGTGGTCGATACTTAAGGGTCACGAGTACCAGCGGACCGGAAGCATTAAGGACGCCGACGTGGTGCTGCTGATGACCTGCGCGATTCGGGACGGAGCGGAGAGTACGGTGTGGAACCGGTTGAAGCACGTGCGGTTGATGAAGGAGCGGCGGGAATCGGAGGGAAGGGCATTGCAGGTTGGGGTTCTGGGCTGTATGGCCGAGCGGTTGAAGCGGCAGCTGGTGGAGAAGGAGGGTTCCGTTGATGTGGTTGCGGGTCCGGATAGCTACAAGGATTTACCGCGGTTGTTGGCGGTTGGCCAGAAGGGACAGAAGGCGATCAACGTGCTGCTTTCGTTGGACGAAACGTACGCGGACGTGATGCCGGTGAAGCTGGATCGGAAATCGCGGACGGCGTACGTGTCGATCATGCGAGGTTGCGACAACATGTGCTCGTACTGTATTGTTCCGTTTACGCGAGGGAAGGAGCGGTCCCGGCCGGTGGCTTCCATCCGCGAGGAGGCTCTTCATTTGGAGGCGAAAGGAATTAAGGAAATTACGTTGCTTGGCCAGAACGTGAACAGTTATCGGGATCTTAGTACGGAGTCGGATGGCAAGAAGCAAGCCTCCGTTCTAGCACCAGGTTTCAAAACTGTCTACAAAACTAAGGTTGGAGGCCTCCGATTCGCCGAACTTCTAACTGAACTCGCGGAAACAGTTCCAGAGATGCGAATCAGATTTACCTCTCCTCATCCAAAGGACTTCCCCCGTGAGGTTCTAGAAACCATCGCTCGCTACCCGAACATCTGCAAGAATCTCCACTTACCAGCACAATCCGGCAGCTCAACCGTCCTGGAACGAATGCGCCGCGGCTACACCCGGCAAGCCTACCTAAACCTAGTCGACGAAGTACGCACCATCGTGCCGAACGTGACCCTGTCCAGCGACTTCATCTGCGGATTTTGCGGTGAAACCGACGCAGAATTCGCCGAAACGCTGTCCCTGATCGAGCAGGTCGGCTATCACACGGCATTCCTGTTTGCGTACAGCATGCGGGAGAAAACGACCGCCCATCGGCGCTTCACGGACGACGTCCCAAACCCCGTCAAACAGCAACGCCTACGCGAAATGATAAAAGTCTTCCGCGCGGGAGCGGAACGCCTGAACGCACAGTTTGTCGGTCGCGAAGAGTTGATCCTCGTCGAAGGGACGAGCAAGCGGTCGCCGAACGATTTGGCCGGGCGAAACGATGGCAACGTGAAGGTGATTATTCCCGGAGGGGATGTTCCCGTTGGAGGGGAGGACGCCGACGAACGGAAGACCATCGTGAGTGGGGATTACGTCGCGGTCAGGATTGTGGAGTCGAATTCGCAGATTCTGAAGGCGGTGCCGCTGTATCTGAGTAGTATCAGAGAGTTTGCCGACAGGAATGGAGCCAAGAAGTTGGCGGAGAGTGTAAGTTTTTGATAATAATTAGCTAAGTTGACTAAAGATACTGTTGGGTTATTTCTGTATGGAACTTGAAACGAACAAAACCCCTTAGATAAGGTCTAATATACCCTTTCTCGTCgcatttctattatcggcctatcaacaCTTTGGCGTTAATTTACATaactggagcaacatttgagaagggcggtacgacattgctctacGTCCTTTCTTCACATTTAAACACTTCCCATTTCtaatttttcgtgaaattctaacaaCCAGTTTTATATGCGTGATAAATTGAGTCGTAAAGTTAAACATAAATGGGTGACATTATTGTTCATATCAATAAAGCTTATTTGTCTAAGTACAATTACCCTTTAAACCACCACAAGAGTTTAACATGGAAAAAAgtcgtttttgaaaaattaaattcgcGCCCTTTCTTGTCAGAAAGTATGTTACTTgtcagctcgttccaaggggaccatggttgatccatcgtaaaatgttttcttgacattttttgcattgaaagCGGCAGTAAAGACC
Protein-coding sequences here:
- the LOC6054198 gene encoding CDK5RAP1-like protein, whose protein sequence is MKCTAFRFLSRRYLNPNTLAVRWKHDKVSPSKPDLHSGPGLQDFISASASSNGINVHQVQHPRDIPPYLSRESLLGQRRKVFFEVYGCQMNTNDTEIVWSILKGHEYQRTGSIKDADVVLLMTCAIRDGAESTVWNRLKHVRLMKERRESEGRALQVGVLGCMAERLKRQLVEKEGSVDVVAGPDSYKDLPRLLAVGQKGQKAINVLLSLDETYADVMPVKLDRKSRTAYVSIMRGCDNMCSYCIVPFTRGKERSRPVASIREEALHLEAKGIKEITLLGQNVNSYRDLSTESDGKKQASVLAPGFKTVYKTKVGGLRFAELLTELAETVPEMRIRFTSPHPKDFPREVLETIARYPNICKNLHLPAQSGSSTVLERMRRGYTRQAYLNLVDEVRTIVPNVTLSSDFICGFCGETDAEFAETLSLIEQVGYHTAFLFAYSMREKTTAHRRFTDDVPNPVKQQRLREMIKVFRAGAERLNAQFVGREELILVEGTSKRSPNDLAGRNDGNVKVIIPGGDVPVGGEDADERKTIVSGDYVAVRIVESNSQILKAVPLYLSSIREFADRNGAKKLAESLSLPSYSSSCFPSSTNLLQTGPPRPRREPVPVVRERSRSRSRSLSPVERRLRQLDEERQRKEAQLRKAAESQRKYDHRRSSSSSGSSSSDGSDNEGPVAPPAPPVISKVGFSFQKPPSAKPTSAGFQLQQQQKPSAVQLKLASGPKKEKPKLLKPTANAFADDSDDEPEEMPAECRMRMRNIGRETPTSSGPNSFGKTKHGFCDSKKMLEKKLNSLHDS